A window from Rhea pennata isolate bPtePen1 chromosome 1, bPtePen1.pri, whole genome shotgun sequence encodes these proteins:
- the PROS1 gene encoding vitamin K-dependent protein S gives MRPRGRQCLPLLAALVLAVALAEAATFLSQQYASEFLVRKRRANSFMEESKKGNLERECIEELCNKEEAREIFENNPETEYFYPKYLRCLASHRAGVFRVIASTPDSPADLRACVNEISNQCSPLPCHRDGYKDCIDGQAKYTCVCKPGWQGEKCEEDINECENINGGCSQHCSNLPGSYRCLCEDGYFMHTNKQDCRDINECVLLPNICGTAICKNTQGKYECECAEGYIYNSTSKKCEDIDECAENICAQLCVNSPGSYRCYCDGKKGFKLSKDMKNCEPVPVCIPLNFEKNYELLYLAEQFIGIPVLYLKFKLPNVTRFSAEFDFRTYDAEGVILYAESLDNAAWILLALRDGKIEIQFKNEFGTKVTSGGKAINDGLWHIISVEELENSISVKIAKEAVMNINSPGTLFKQSHGFLETKVYIAGLPRKVGSTLIKQINPRLDGCIRAWNLMNQGHSGVKEVIQEKQSKHCLVTVGRGSFYPGTGMARFHINYNNLDSAEDWLLNVTMTIRPSTDTGVMFALVSNETVPLALSIVDSNSSDSQEIIVTIGNITVAQLESKKLCTPKKVLVGLLVTKQQLELTVDSHTDRSNSEQLSILHEAMMTNVVTYLGGLPDVPLGATLVTAFYNGCMEVKINNRQLDLDEAAFKHNDIRSHSCPLIMEEPFNS, from the exons ATGAGGCCGCGGGGCAGGCagtgcctgccgctgctcgcCGCCCTGGTGCTGGCTGTCGCCCTCGCGGAGGCCGCGACCT TTTTATCACAGCAGTATGCCTCAGAGTTCCTGGTGAGGAAACGTCGAGCAAATTCTTTTATGGAAGAAAGTAAGAAGGGAAATTTAGAAAGAGAATGCATTGAAGAATTATGCAATAAGGAAGAAGCCAGggaaatctttgaaaataatccTGAAACT gagtATTTTTATCCCAAATATTTAC GCTGCCTTGCCTCCCATCGAGCAGGGGTTTTCAGGGTTATTGCAAGTACTCCAGATTCTCCAGCTGACCTGAGGGCTTGTGTCAATG AAATTTCAAACCAATGTAGCCCTCTACCATGCCATAGAGATGGATATAAGGACTGCATAGATGGACAAGCCAAATATACATGTGTCTGTAAACCAGGATGGCAAGGAGAGAAATGTGAAGAAG ATATAAATGAATGTGAAAACATAAACGGAGGTTGCAGCCAACATTGTTCTAATTTACCTGGAAGCTACCGTTGTTTATGTGAAGATGGTTACTTCATGCATACAAATAAACAAGACTGCAGAG ATATAAATGAATGTGTGCTACTTCCAAACATCTGTGGGACAGCCATCTGTAAGAATACACAGGGAAAATATGAATGTGAATGTGCAGAAGGCTACATATATAATTCAACTTCCAAGAAATGTGAAG ATATTGATGAAtgtgctgaaaatatttgtgctcAACTTTGTGTAAACTCTCCAGGAAGTTATAGATGCTATTGTGATGGCAAGAAAGGCTTCAAGCTTTCTAAAGACATGAAGAATTGTGAG CCTGTTCCAGTATGTATCCCACTGAACTTTGAAAAGAATTATGAACTGCTTTACCTGGCAGAACAATTTATAGGGATTCCTGTTCTGTACTTAAAGTTTAAATTGCCAAATGTCACCAG ATTTTCAGCAGAATTTGATTTCCGGACATACGATGCAGAGGGAGTTATATTATATGCAGAATCCCTGGATAATGCGGCATGGATCTTGCTTGCTCTTCGTGATGGGAAGATTGAAATTCAATTCAAGAATGAATTTGGAACAAAAGTCACCAGTGGAGGCAAAGCCATTAATGATGGACTATGGCATATA ATTTCAGTAGAAGAACTAGAAAACAGCATCAGTGTGAAAATAGCTAAAGAAGCAGTGATGAATATTAACAGCCCAGGAACTCTCTTTAAGCAGTCACATGGTTTCTTGGAAACTAAGGTGTATATTGCAGGATTACCTCGCAAAGTAGGCAGCACACTTATTAAACAg ATTAACCCTCGACTAGATGGGTGTATTCGTGCTTGGAATCTGATGAATCAGGGACATTCTGGTGTAAAAGAAGtcattcaagaaaaacaaagcaaacactGTTTAGTCACTGTGGGGAGAGGATCCTTCTATCCTGGCACCGGAATGGCAAGATTTCATATAAACTATA ataatCTTGACAGTGCTGAAGATTGGCTATTAAATGTGACTATGACTATTCGCCCATCCACAGACACTGGTGTTATGTTTGCCTTGGTTTCTAATGAAACAGTGCCTCTTGCTTTGTCCATAGTGGACTCTAACTCTTCTGACTCACAG GAAATCATTGTGACCATTGGAAACATCACTGTTGCACAGCTGGAATCAAAGAAGTTGTGTACACCTAAAAAAGTGCTGGTAGGACTTCTAGTAACCAAACAGCAACTTGAACTGACAGTTGATTCACACACAGACAGAAGCAATTCAGAACAACTGTCTATCCTGCATGAAGCAATGATGACAAACGTTGTTACCTACTTGGGTGGCCTGCCAG ATGTTCCTCTGGGTGCTACGTTAGTAACTGCTTTTTATAACGGCTGCATGGAGGTGAAGATCAACAACAGACAGCTGGATCTGGATGAAGCTGCTTTTAAACACAATGACATTAGATCTCACTCATGCCCACTGATTATGGAAGAACCATTCAATTCttaa